The following proteins are co-located in the Sporosarcina pasteurii genome:
- a CDS encoding S1C family serine protease codes for MKDDHHSSDELTEEEFIELVLEEQQEALRKARLEKDAPKPKRPFPRWTFWIMALVLTFSTFSAIFEVYSIPAIEFLKTSAKLSQDEEIADFKKSVVVVTTDDGKGTGFSITSDGKIITNYHVIEGNNRVIVTFPDDGRFTATVVDTFPTIDLAVLQVDGKNLPFLTVADEIDFSTEAPIRFIGNPLSFHGIANEGTLLDFTQLSDWDKEVMMIQAPVYRGNSGSPVFNQNGDVIGVIFATMTDHTYGKIGLVVPIEYFHQAHEKPGEE; via the coding sequence ATGAAAGATGATCACCATTCTTCTGATGAATTAACGGAAGAAGAGTTTATTGAACTTGTATTAGAGGAACAGCAAGAGGCATTAAGAAAAGCTAGACTTGAAAAAGATGCACCAAAACCAAAGCGGCCATTTCCAAGATGGACCTTTTGGATAATGGCACTTGTTCTTACATTTAGTACATTTTCTGCTATTTTTGAAGTATATTCTATCCCCGCGATTGAATTTCTAAAAACGTCTGCAAAATTATCGCAAGATGAGGAAATCGCTGACTTCAAAAAATCAGTGGTCGTTGTCACAACTGATGATGGGAAAGGAACCGGATTTTCGATTACAAGTGATGGTAAAATCATTACAAATTATCATGTGATTGAAGGAAATAATCGAGTCATTGTTACGTTTCCTGACGATGGACGATTTACGGCTACAGTGGTTGATACCTTTCCCACCATTGATCTTGCTGTACTTCAAGTCGATGGTAAAAATCTTCCGTTTTTAACCGTTGCTGATGAAATCGATTTTTCTACGGAAGCACCGATTCGTTTTATCGGAAATCCGCTTAGTTTCCATGGAATCGCCAATGAAGGAACGTTGCTTGATTTTACACAGTTGTCTGACTGGGATAAAGAAGTGATGATGATTCAAGCACCTGTCTATCGTGGGAATAGTGGAAGTCCGGTCTTTAACCAAAACGGTGACGTGATCGGTGTTATTTTTGCAACCATGACGGACCATACATACGGAAAAATCGGTCTCGTTGTGCCAATCGAATACTTCCATCAAGCACATGAAAAACCAGGTGAAGAGTAA
- a CDS encoding dipeptidase produces MHVIDLHCDVLLRLYEAKGKLSFENAPELDTNYEKLIKGNVRVQAFAIFIWPNMDANEKFQAVLDQVYYFYTEVLGKNQNMKLIKEWSDFDTLQEGEIGALLTLEGVDAIGNDLKKLTILYELGVRSIGLTWNNANLAADGVGEPRGAGLTDFGREVVQFNNDHKILTDVSHLSENAFWDVMEEAKYPIASHSNAKAICDHPRNLSDKQVSAMFAKNGLVHVVYCPQFVKSEGDVTIDDLILHIDHLCSLGGVNHIGLGSDFDGISTKIIQLEDASMHPNLINELLKRYREDEVKGFAYQNFLNNLP; encoded by the coding sequence ATGCATGTCATTGATCTACACTGTGATGTCTTACTGAGGTTATATGAAGCAAAAGGAAAATTATCATTTGAAAACGCACCAGAACTGGATACGAATTATGAAAAGCTAATAAAGGGCAATGTTCGCGTGCAAGCATTTGCCATTTTCATATGGCCTAATATGGATGCAAATGAAAAGTTCCAAGCAGTACTGGACCAAGTGTATTATTTTTACACAGAAGTGCTCGGAAAAAATCAGAATATGAAGCTCATTAAGGAATGGAGTGATTTTGATACATTACAAGAGGGGGAAATCGGGGCGTTATTAACGTTAGAAGGTGTGGATGCGATTGGGAATGACTTGAAAAAGTTGACCATTTTATATGAGCTAGGTGTTCGCTCTATTGGACTCACTTGGAATAATGCCAATTTAGCGGCTGACGGGGTGGGAGAACCTAGGGGAGCAGGCCTCACTGACTTTGGACGTGAGGTTGTCCAATTTAATAACGACCATAAAATCTTAACAGATGTCTCGCATTTAAGTGAAAATGCTTTTTGGGATGTGATGGAAGAAGCAAAGTATCCAATTGCCAGTCATTCAAATGCGAAAGCAATTTGTGACCATCCAAGAAATTTATCTGATAAACAAGTGTCAGCGATGTTTGCAAAAAACGGGTTGGTTCATGTTGTTTATTGTCCCCAGTTTGTAAAAAGTGAAGGCGATGTGACAATTGATGACCTCATATTGCATATTGACCATCTTTGTTCTTTAGGTGGCGTTAATCACATCGGGTTAGGTTCAGACTTTGACGGGATTTCCACAAAAATTATTCAGTTAGAAGATGCCTCCATGCACCCAAATTTAATTAATGAATTATTAAAGCGTTATCGTGAAGACGAAGTAAAAGGATTTGCCTATCAAAACTTTTTGAATAACCTTCCTTAA
- a CDS encoding phage holin family protein, which produces MKWFGGILVNAFLFLLLSLIIPSFHVESIGTAILASFILALVNILVRPLLVLFTLPATIFTLGLFLFIINALMLILTHKIVGNGFVIDSFGIALLIAFLMSILNLILNTTVLKASYKLG; this is translated from the coding sequence ATGAAATGGTTCGGCGGCATTTTAGTAAATGCCTTTCTATTTCTACTGCTCTCTTTAATTATTCCTAGCTTTCATGTCGAAAGCATAGGTACCGCCATTTTGGCCAGTTTCATTTTAGCGCTCGTCAATATACTCGTCCGACCTCTGCTTGTTTTATTTACATTACCCGCTACAATTTTTACGCTCGGTTTATTCTTATTCATTATTAACGCCTTAATGTTAATCCTTACACATAAAATCGTCGGAAATGGGTTTGTCATTGACAGTTTTGGAATCGCATTACTCATTGCGTTTCTGATGTCAATCTTGAATCTGATTTTGAACACGACTGTTTTAAAAGCCTCATATAAACTCGGCTAA
- a CDS encoding DUF3006 domain-containing protein codes for MDSAYYDRMSGNNQAVLLVESIQKEFILPATSLPSGSKPGSWFHVTVQNDTITSIKIDEAKTSAMKDDIQSRLARLQSNKKSRFKRR; via the coding sequence ATGGATTCAGCATACTATGATCGGATGTCAGGTAACAATCAAGCTGTACTTCTCGTAGAAAGTATTCAAAAAGAATTTATACTTCCCGCTACTTCACTCCCATCAGGTAGTAAGCCTGGCAGTTGGTTTCATGTTACTGTCCAGAATGATACCATCACTTCAATTAAAATTGATGAAGCTAAAACGAGTGCAATGAAGGACGACATCCAAAGCCGTCTAGCACGTCTTCAATCCAATAAGAAAAGTCGTTTTAAACGGCGATAA
- a CDS encoding MBL fold metallo-hydrolase, whose translation MRKFVLVPLLLLSVWLLASCTNDVTPPNGKKIDENSMQVVTFETSPFLRVHYIEAGQADASLLQLVDEEETINILIDTGDWNANDVVTYLQKEKISEIDLITVTHPHADHLGQLDKIINTFTVGEVWMNGDTTNSQVFLNALEAIETNEVDYYEPRAGETFDIGPLQIDVVHPTDLSLNTNSNSIVMRIQYGDIAFLFTGDAERAAEDKMLASGANLNAHILHLGHHGSKTSTSVPFLEAVNPEVAIYSAGMNNAYGLPDMEVIGRVNAHHSIVYGTDKYGTILVETDGHKYHIMTEKQGTLPPPVLADTCVNINTASTEDLQQIIHIGEKTAAELVRLRPFQTLNDLLTLNGIGEKRLEDIKDQNLACIGG comes from the coding sequence TTGAGGAAGTTTGTATTAGTTCCTTTGCTTTTATTATCTGTATGGCTTTTAGCTAGTTGTACAAATGACGTGACGCCCCCTAATGGGAAAAAGATTGATGAAAATAGTATGCAAGTAGTAACTTTTGAAACATCTCCATTTTTACGTGTTCATTACATTGAGGCTGGACAGGCAGATGCGAGTTTACTGCAATTGGTTGATGAAGAGGAAACCATCAATATTTTAATTGATACAGGAGATTGGAATGCGAACGATGTGGTTACTTATTTACAAAAAGAAAAAATTAGCGAGATTGACTTAATTACAGTTACGCATCCACATGCGGATCATCTAGGGCAATTGGATAAAATCATTAACACTTTCACTGTTGGAGAAGTATGGATGAACGGGGACACAACGAATTCCCAAGTATTTCTGAATGCTCTAGAGGCGATTGAAACAAATGAAGTTGATTACTATGAACCAAGAGCAGGCGAAACGTTTGATATCGGTCCCCTACAAATCGATGTTGTACATCCCACCGATTTATCGTTAAATACAAATAGTAACTCAATCGTTATGCGTATCCAATACGGCGATATTGCTTTCTTGTTCACAGGCGATGCAGAGCGTGCGGCAGAAGATAAAATGCTTGCAAGCGGCGCTAATTTAAACGCCCACATTTTACATCTTGGCCATCATGGTTCTAAAACGTCAACCAGTGTACCATTTTTAGAAGCAGTCAATCCTGAAGTTGCGATTTATTCAGCAGGAATGAATAACGCCTATGGTCTTCCGGATATGGAAGTGATTGGGCGAGTAAATGCACATCATTCAATCGTTTATGGAACAGATAAATACGGTACAATATTAGTAGAGACAGATGGTCATAAATATCATATTATGACTGAAAAACAAGGCACGCTACCTCCCCCAGTTCTAGCTGATACATGTGTCAACATTAACACAGCTTCTACTGAAGACTTACAACAAATCATACATATTGGGGAGAAAACTGCCGCAGAACTTGTACGGCTTCGTCCATTTCAAACTTTGAATGATCTACTTACCCTCAACGGGATTGGTGAAAAACGTTTGGAAGATATTAAAGATCAGAATTTGGCTTGTATAGGAGGATAA
- a CDS encoding LysM peptidoglycan-binding domain-containing protein, which yields MQRHIVGLMLAIALVIGLTGGQATVEASSTYNVQTGDTVWDIAQNDDISVDDLFTWNELESQSPHTLTEQEKKIESKNGTYIVQKGDTLSKIAKMHQISLSNLMNWNGLTGHLIYPGQELSVDGKNPKAPPKNVAKAVTPSTPATENKTTKEPTKQPAQNNKAANQTTNKTANNSTKSNQAPVSASGKEMTVTATAYTAYCQGCSGTTYTGIDLRANPHLKVIAVDPSIIPLGSRVWVEGYGEAIAGDIGGAIKGNIIDVFIENQQDALNWGRRTVQIKVLD from the coding sequence ATGCAAAGACATATCGTAGGTCTAATGCTTGCAATCGCATTAGTCATAGGATTGACTGGAGGACAAGCTACAGTAGAAGCATCTTCCACGTACAATGTTCAAACTGGAGACACAGTATGGGACATCGCACAAAACGATGATATTAGCGTAGATGACTTGTTTACTTGGAATGAATTAGAATCACAGTCACCGCATACCTTAACTGAACAAGAAAAAAAGATTGAAAGTAAAAACGGCACTTATATCGTCCAAAAAGGGGATACACTTTCTAAAATTGCAAAAATGCATCAAATCTCCTTATCGAACTTGATGAATTGGAATGGATTAACAGGTCACTTAATCTATCCTGGACAAGAACTATCCGTAGATGGCAAGAATCCAAAAGCACCACCCAAAAATGTCGCAAAGGCGGTAACCCCATCTACCCCTGCCACGGAAAATAAAACAACAAAAGAGCCAACAAAACAACCTGCTCAGAATAATAAGGCAGCGAATCAAACAACAAATAAAACTGCGAACAATTCAACCAAAAGCAACCAAGCTCCAGTATCGGCATCCGGGAAAGAAATGACGGTCACTGCTACCGCCTATACCGCATATTGCCAAGGTTGTTCGGGAACAACCTATACAGGAATTGATTTACGGGCAAATCCGCATCTTAAAGTTATCGCGGTCGATCCGTCCATCATCCCTCTCGGCTCCCGTGTATGGGTTGAAGGTTACGGTGAAGCAATCGCTGGTGATATCGGCGGTGCCATTAAAGGGAATATCATTGATGTCTTCATTGAAAATCAACAAGATGCATTAAACTGGGGACGTCGAACAGTACAAATTAAAGTTTTAGACTAA
- a CDS encoding serine hydrolase, producing the protein MTEWQPLENAIKEIMEREQIPGAAVAITRDNEVIFAKGFGKANIENNKKVTPNTIFGTASITKSFTALAIMKLVEEGKLALDDSVKQHLPQFELSGYENVEAIKIHHLLSHTTGIPTIERKEQLKEFTEHLLYLKEADIQPLGEPGAYFCYNNDMFLLLGAIIEKVTGMNYKEFIKKEIILPSEMHRTTFELSEVAEYDDVATPYVFENESLKKCAWPTLGNYAAGGGIRSTVLDLVKYGQIYLKESNIMSQPVHQTHGTRSYGYGLHITPNYGDVTLVEHGGGQPGVSSNFGFIPEENIVIAVLTNVSGVNAGDIWLCAANAALGIPLTCLRSIEPHYHMKEYELPKFIGTYQTGEGAVIEISSAIGQLQATVEGKNYMLRASNEETLVLKPIEEPIRFYFNENDEAWALFYGLRMYVKKEE; encoded by the coding sequence ATGACAGAGTGGCAACCACTCGAGAATGCGATTAAAGAAATCATGGAACGTGAACAAATTCCAGGCGCTGCCGTTGCAATTACGAGAGATAACGAAGTGATATTTGCAAAAGGGTTTGGAAAAGCAAACATAGAAAATAATAAAAAGGTAACACCAAATACAATTTTTGGTACGGCATCCATAACAAAATCTTTCACAGCATTAGCGATTATGAAATTAGTAGAAGAAGGAAAGTTAGCTCTTGATGACTCCGTGAAACAACATCTTCCACAGTTTGAATTGAGCGGATACGAGAATGTTGAAGCGATTAAAATCCATCATCTGCTCTCACATACAACAGGCATACCAACAATAGAACGGAAAGAACAATTGAAAGAGTTTACGGAGCATCTACTTTATTTAAAAGAAGCGGACATACAACCGTTAGGTGAACCAGGCGCATATTTTTGCTATAACAATGATATGTTTTTATTACTCGGTGCGATTATTGAAAAAGTCACAGGTATGAATTATAAGGAGTTTATAAAAAAAGAAATCATTCTGCCAAGCGAGATGCACAGGACCACTTTTGAGTTAAGTGAAGTTGCAGAATATGATGACGTCGCCACACCTTATGTATTTGAAAATGAATCTCTTAAAAAATGTGCATGGCCAACGCTTGGGAATTATGCGGCAGGAGGCGGCATTCGTTCAACTGTACTCGATTTAGTCAAATACGGTCAAATTTATTTGAAAGAATCGAATATAATGAGTCAACCTGTTCATCAAACGCATGGAACCCGCTCTTATGGCTATGGTCTTCATATTACACCGAATTATGGTGACGTCACACTTGTTGAACACGGTGGGGGACAACCTGGCGTCTCTTCAAACTTTGGTTTTATTCCAGAAGAAAATATTGTTATCGCTGTGCTGACAAACGTAAGTGGTGTGAATGCAGGCGATATATGGTTATGCGCAGCGAATGCTGCACTTGGGATTCCATTGACATGTTTAAGGTCCATTGAACCCCATTATCATATGAAGGAGTATGAATTGCCGAAGTTTATCGGGACGTATCAAACAGGAGAAGGAGCAGTCATCGAAATTAGCTCAGCCATTGGACAGCTACAAGCAACGGTAGAAGGGAAAAATTACATGCTTCGTGCAAGTAACGAAGAGACCCTTGTTCTAAAACCGATTGAAGAGCCTATTCGTTTTTATTTCAATGAAAATGATGAGGCGTGGGCATTGTTTTACGGACTTCGCATGTACGTAAAAAAGGAGGAGTAG
- a CDS encoding gamma-glutamyl-gamma-aminobutyrate hydrolase family protein, whose amino-acid sequence MGIVLRTSHVRKKGGVAIKPVIGITASRNKKGAAIVNATYIQAILKAGGNPIILPSNLSKNIGDLVRVVDGIVLTGGGDIDPTLFGEEPHIHLGKVDPMRDVAEIALAKEVLRTRKPLLGICRGLQIINVAVGGNMYQDIYHQREKTTIQHSQQAPTCHPSHFVKLKKGSLLQKLVNEERIKVNSFHHQAVKDVPQPLQICGIATDGVIEAIESTIHPFVLGVQWHPEALVQKEDKISIKIFEAFIHKSQESRG is encoded by the coding sequence GTGGGCATTGTTTTACGGACTTCGCATGTACGTAAAAAAGGAGGAGTAGCAATCAAACCAGTTATTGGGATTACGGCAAGCAGAAACAAAAAGGGTGCAGCCATTGTCAATGCGACATATATCCAAGCAATTTTAAAAGCGGGTGGAAACCCAATCATTCTCCCGAGTAATCTATCGAAGAATATAGGGGATCTAGTTCGTGTTGTAGATGGGATTGTGCTGACGGGCGGTGGTGATATTGACCCGACTTTATTTGGCGAGGAGCCACATATTCACCTAGGCAAGGTAGACCCAATGCGTGATGTTGCTGAAATTGCATTAGCAAAAGAGGTGTTACGGACGAGAAAGCCGCTGCTTGGCATTTGTCGCGGTCTTCAAATTATAAATGTTGCGGTAGGTGGAAATATGTACCAAGATATCTATCATCAACGTGAAAAAACAACGATTCAACATAGTCAACAGGCACCTACTTGTCACCCAAGCCATTTCGTGAAATTAAAAAAAGGAAGTTTACTTCAAAAACTTGTGAATGAAGAAAGGATAAAAGTAAACTCATTTCATCATCAAGCCGTGAAAGATGTACCACAACCATTGCAGATTTGCGGCATTGCAACCGATGGGGTGATCGAGGCAATCGAAAGTACAATTCACCCATTTGTTTTAGGTGTACAATGGCATCCAGAAGCATTGGTACAAAAAGAGGATAAGATTTCTATTAAAATTTTTGAGGCATTTATTCACAAAAGCCAGGAAAGTAGAGGGTAA
- a CDS encoding ribonuclease J, whose translation MYVIQYGDDIVIVDCGSKFPDESSLGVDLIIQDIAYLKENREKIRGLLVTHGHEDHIGGIPYFLKQINVPVYATRLTLGLIKIKLKEHGLLRNTDLQLINGDSSLNFGTMDVTFFKTNHSIPDCLGIVFHTPEGIVVHTGDFKFDFTPINDDYADINKMAEIGSKGVLLLLSESTNAERPGFNPSERIIGKKIEEEFRKARKKIFISTFASNVHRVQQVVDAAYKTNRKLVLLGRSMVNVVSVAEELGYLHIPEGMIIEKQDINQFDPEEVAILCTGSQGEAMAALSRLSTSNFRQVEIHPDDTVIFASSPIPGNEKNVTQVIDNLLHLGANVIYGSGTGLHVSGHACQEELKLMLTLMKPKYFMPIHGEFRMLHKHRSLAESVGIELDNIFIMNNGDVIEITGGEARQTKSVHSGHIFVDGLGIGDVGNVVLRDRKLLSEEGIVIIVVTINRKNGELVSNPDIISRGFVYRRDAEELMQEVNELVIKKVAELQGVNRNQQGIVRQTLKKATEQLLYVETKRRPMILPVVIEV comes from the coding sequence ATGTATGTAATTCAATATGGGGATGACATTGTTATCGTTGACTGTGGTTCAAAGTTTCCGGATGAAAGTTCGTTAGGGGTAGACTTAATTATCCAAGATATTGCTTATCTGAAAGAAAATCGAGAGAAAATTCGTGGTCTCCTCGTTACACATGGACATGAAGATCATATTGGCGGCATACCTTATTTTTTAAAGCAAATTAATGTTCCTGTATATGCAACGCGATTAACGCTCGGATTAATTAAAATAAAATTAAAGGAACATGGACTTCTACGAAATACTGATTTGCAGCTTATTAACGGGGACTCAAGCTTGAACTTCGGGACGATGGATGTCACGTTTTTTAAAACAAATCATAGTATTCCAGACTGTTTAGGAATTGTTTTTCATACGCCTGAGGGAATCGTTGTACATACCGGCGATTTTAAGTTTGATTTTACGCCAATTAATGATGATTATGCGGATATTAATAAAATGGCGGAAATCGGTTCAAAAGGTGTGTTGCTTTTATTATCGGAAAGTACAAACGCAGAACGACCGGGCTTCAACCCATCTGAGCGGATAATTGGTAAAAAGATTGAAGAAGAGTTTAGAAAAGCACGGAAAAAAATATTTATCTCTACTTTCGCGTCAAATGTTCATCGTGTCCAACAAGTGGTAGATGCTGCATATAAAACAAATCGTAAACTTGTCTTACTTGGTCGAAGTATGGTGAATGTCGTGTCCGTAGCGGAGGAGCTTGGCTATTTGCATATTCCGGAAGGCATGATAATTGAAAAGCAAGATATCAACCAATTTGACCCGGAAGAAGTCGCTATATTATGTACGGGAAGTCAAGGGGAAGCAATGGCTGCGTTATCTCGACTATCGACATCTAATTTTCGTCAAGTGGAGATTCATCCTGATGATACTGTGATTTTTGCCTCATCGCCAATTCCTGGCAATGAAAAAAACGTGACACAAGTGATTGATAATTTACTGCATCTTGGCGCAAATGTTATTTATGGTTCAGGAACGGGATTACATGTTTCGGGACATGCGTGTCAGGAAGAGTTAAAGCTTATGTTAACGCTGATGAAACCGAAATATTTTATGCCGATTCACGGTGAATTTAGAATGCTTCATAAGCATCGCTCACTTGCTGAATCTGTCGGCATCGAATTAGATAATATCTTCATTATGAATAACGGTGATGTCATCGAAATTACAGGTGGAGAAGCCCGTCAAACGAAGTCGGTTCATTCCGGGCATATTTTTGTAGATGGATTAGGCATTGGTGATGTCGGCAATGTCGTCCTACGTGACCGAAAACTTTTATCCGAGGAAGGCATTGTGATAATTGTCGTGACGATTAATCGAAAAAACGGGGAGCTTGTTTCTAATCCAGACATCATCTCTAGAGGATTTGTGTATAGGCGTGATGCGGAAGAATTGATGCAAGAAGTAAATGAGTTAGTGATTAAGAAAGTGGCTGAATTGCAAGGTGTGAACAGAAATCAGCAAGGGATTGTTAGACAGACACTGAAAAAAGCGACCGAGCAGCTGTTATATGTTGAAACGAAAAGAAGGCCAATGATCCTGCCTGTCGTAATAGAAGTGTAA
- a CDS encoding alpha/beta-type small acid-soluble spore protein has protein sequence MAKNNKILVPEARDELDKLKVEVMKQQGFQVPKDHPDNVKFEVADELGIPLSKGKNGQITAENAGKIGGSIGGNMVKEMVRMAQQQMVNRDKE, from the coding sequence ATGGCTAAAAATAATAAAATTCTTGTACCCGAGGCAAGGGACGAATTAGATAAACTAAAAGTGGAAGTGATGAAGCAACAAGGTTTTCAAGTACCAAAAGATCATCCAGACAATGTTAAATTTGAAGTTGCAGATGAACTTGGGATTCCATTATCTAAGGGGAAAAACGGACAAATCACTGCGGAAAATGCTGGTAAAATTGGCGGTTCTATTGGCGGAAATATGGTGAAAGAAATGGTTAGAATGGCCCAACAGCAAATGGTAAATCGAGACAAGGAATAA